GCGCTTATTTTCATACCGGTTTTGACGGGGATAAGCATGGTCATTCCTTAAGTCAATGCAGGATGCGGCCTGCGTAGTGTGATAGGGGAACTCCGACCTTTTACTCATGCTGCCCGCTTATTTTAGCAACGCTTATTGGCCTACTCTTTCATTAATCGCGCTGGCCGGTGAAAAATGATAGCTAAAGCCACTATCCAGAAAAGCCTGAAGATTAGCGGTGCGCTGCTGATTCAACGGATAGACCACCATGCCGCCGTGCTGCGCGCCATCCGGCGCCTGATTGGCGATCATCGCTCTGTCCAGCGCCATGCCGTTATTGTGCATCAGCGACAGCGCGCCGCTGGGATCGCGATGAATATAGGCAGTATGATACAGCCGCTCATTATTACGATCGCGGAAGTTGATAATTCCCGATTCAGGGATATCCGCCGCGTTAAAATGCAGGCGCGCATTACCGGCGGTGATGCCCATAATTTGCTGATAGCGCTCGTTATAGTTGGCGTTGCCGCTGGTCTGCCGGGCGATCTCCTGTTCGGCGTTTTTGGTCAGCGTCTTGCCGGCAACACCCGCATGCATCGCAAGGGTATAGCAGACGTTCGGCTGCTCGTTGACGTTCATTTTGTCGTAACGCTCATCCATTTTCTTCAGCGTTTCATCGGTAGTGCGGGGTTCGTGATTGTGCTGGGTCGGGATGCCGCAGCAGAGACTGTTGGCGACGCGCATAGCAACTTGCATAGGTGTTCCTCCGTAGTTAGACGACATTGAGTGGCGACGCGCGCTTTGCGGTTCCCTGCGCCGCGCATTTTTTCTTTCTTCCGCTGTAACCGTCGGCGCTTCGCCCGCATGGTGCCGTTTCCTCACTATGCTTAAAGCATAAAATTCATTGAGAAGGGGCAGCAGATGACGACAGTGCCGTTATGGGCGCAGGCGGGATTTTGGGGGGGATTTCCGGCTTTGCTTTAGTGATTGGCGCCGCGGTCGCCTGGTTTATCGCCGTGCCGCAGCGTGCCATCGCGGCGATCATGGCCTTCGGCAGTGGCGTGCTGATCGCCGCACTCTCTTTTGAGCTGATGGACGAGGCCTATAAAACGGGCGGCTTCGATTCCACCGCCGCCGGCTTTATCGGCGGCGCAGCCATCTACACCTTCGCGAGCTGGCTGCTGGCGAAGCGCGGTGCGCAGCACCGCAAACGCTCCGGCGGCAAACAGCCTTCAGAGCAGGAAGCGGGCGGCAGCGGCACGGCGATCGCGCTGGGGGCGCTGCTGGACGGCATCCCGGAATCGATCGTCATCGGCCTGTCGATGCTGCATGGCGGCGCCGTCAGCGTGGTGGCGGTGATCGCTATTTTTCTCTCCAATATTCCTGAAGGGCTATCCAGCGCGGCGGGGATGAAAAAAGCGGGGCGTAGCGCGGGCTATGTGTTCGGTGTCTGGGGCGGCATCGCGCTCGCCTCCGGGCTGGCGGCGCTGGCGGGCTATACGTTGTTTCAGGGCTTTTCGCCCGATATTATCGCCGCGACCACCGCTATCGCCGCCGGGGCGATTCTGGCGATGCTGGTGGATACCATGATCCCGGAAGCCTTTGCTGAAACGCATAACTTTGCCGGCCTGATCACCGTCAGCGGCTTTCTGGCGGCGTTTATGCTCAGTAAAATGGGCGGTTAACCGCCTGCCGCAGCGATAACGCCAGCTACCTGACGGCGAAAAAAGCGCCGTTTAGGGCGTCAGCCCGGTAAAAACAACAGCGGCGGCCCGCCGTTCGGATAACAGCGCCTATAATAGGTGCGCAGGTAATCTCCGGGTACGAAAGCGCATCAGAAGGGGGCTTATGAAAAAGGTATTAATGCTGGTGGTCTGCTTATCTCTGACGGGCTGCTCATGGGGCGTCGCATCGCTGATCCCCGCATCGGATGTCTGTCCGAATGGACGTGACGGTGTAACGGGGCAGTGCCACTGATTGTCAGCCCGGCCTGAAAACCGGGCTGAACCTTGATCACCCGTCGCCACAGGGTGCGCCATCGCTTTTGCCGCCTCTTATGCCGCTTTGCGACCCGGGATCGTGATGATGAAAACCCCGCCGGAGCGGGGCAGCAAGCCGGGCGGCAGCGCGCCGCCGGAAGAGGATTCAGTCGCGTGAGACAAAAATAATATGCGACGCCGTTTCGTCGCTCAGCAGCATCTCTTCCGCTTCGCCGCTGGCGGAAACGAAGGTGACGCTATCGCCCTGTGTCAAATCCTGAAAAGCCTCTGCGGGCTGCGTCGCCTTTTGGATCTCGAAATGGCGGCGTAGCGGTGCGTTTTCTCCTGCGGGCTGGTCGGTGAAATAGTGGCCGGTAAATGCATATTCCGGGTGGTCTTTGATGTGCAGTTGAACTGAGGGCATAACAACCTCCAGATTGCTGTAAACCGAATTATCAGCCTAAACCCAGTTCATCAGTTTGCCATCCCCGGCAGGCCACACGGTCATTGATTAAGAAAATTCCTAATAGACGATTGCTGCTATCGGGCTGTGAGCGGTGCTGGCTGCGACATGTGCGGTAAAAGGACGATTAAACCGGCATTCAGGCTTCCGTCTTCGCTTGTTAAAGCAGCCGTAAAGCGTACGCTTAAGGCACATCAGATATTTACAAGGCGTCTCCTTATGAGGTAACTATGCGCTCACTGAAGTTCAGCTGTCCCGCCTGCGGGAGTCATAAATTCATCTTTACCTGCTATTCCAGCACCAAAAAAACGCGACACGGGGCCAGCTGCGCCTGCTGTCACCTGCCTTTAACCAAGACCTCCTGCTTTG
This DNA window, taken from Mixta gaviniae, encodes the following:
- a CDS encoding ZIP family metal transporter, translating into MGGISGFALVIGAAVAWFIAVPQRAIAAIMAFGSGVLIAALSFELMDEAYKTGGFDSTAAGFIGGAAIYTFASWLLAKRGAQHRKRSGGKQPSEQEAGGSGTAIALGALLDGIPESIVIGLSMLHGGAVSVVAVIAIFLSNIPEGLSSAAGMKKAGRSAGYVFGVWGGIALASGLAALAGYTLFQGFSPDIIAATTAIAAGAILAMLVDTMIPEAFAETHNFAGLITVSGFLAAFMLSKMGG